CAGGTGGAGGGCACCGTCCCCCAGGACGAGATGGAGACGAAGCTCGGCCTCATAGACGGCTCCGTGAAGGTCCTGGAGAAGGGCAAGGGAAAGGCCAACACGGTCGCAGCCACGGGGCCCAGGATGTAGTGCTATCTCCTGGTGAGGAGGGTCTCGCGGGTGATGACCTCCCCTTTGCGGGAGAACACGACCGAGACCCTCTCGCCCGGGGAGAGGGACGAAAGGACGCGGGCCAGGTCCCTCAAGGAGGAGACCTCCTGCCCGTTGACTCCGGTGAGGACATCGCCTTCCCGCAGGCCTATCGACTGGGCGGGGGAGCCGGGCACGACACCCGCCAGGCGCACACCCCGCCCTTGATAGGCATAGTCGGGCACCGTTCCCAGACGCACTGTCCGGACCGGGTGACCGTTTCGCGATGCTCCCGGCACCTCCCCGCCGCCGGTCCAGGTGAGGGGCGCTTCCCGGCTCGCCAGATACGCGACGGCCTCGCCGGTCACCCTTGCCACGGCGAGCAGCCCTTCGGGGTCGAGCTTCTCCCAGGTGTCCGTAGGGCGGTGATAGTCCAGGTGGGCGCCGGTGAAAAGCTGCACCGCGGGTATGCCCGCGGCCTGAAAGCTCACCTGGTCGCCTGAGCCGGGGTCCCGGGAGACCGCCTCAACGTCCGTATGGGCTTCATATCCCGCACCCCGGAAGATATGCTCCCACTCCGTGGCCGTCCCCGTCCCGAGGACGATGAGCTTTCCCGCTTCGAGGCGGCCCACGGTGTCCAGATTTATCATCGCCGCGGCCTTCCCCGGCGGGTAAAGGCCGTACGTCCGGACGAAGTGCTCCGAGCCCCGCCTGCCCGATTCCTCTCCGGTAAAGGCCACGAAGAGCACCGTCCGCTCGGGCCCGGGGCCGTGGGAAAGGACGCGGGCAAGCTCCAGAAGGATGGCCACCCCGCTGGCATCGTCGTCGGCCCCCGGATGGATTTTTCCGGTGGCGGGCCCGCTCCGCCCCAGGCCGTCATAGTGAGCCCCCAGAATGACGCTCTGTCCTTCATACGCGGGATTTGCCCCGGGGATGGCCCCTATCACGTTTCTCAGACGTGTGGTCTTTCCGGAGACCGTCTCTTCCCACTGCTGAAAATACCCGTCCGCCCCGCCTGCCGGGACCAGTCCCGCTTTGTGAAATTCCCCGGCGATGAACTCGGCCGCCTTGGTAAGCCCCGGTTCGCCGAGCCCCCGTCCCTCGAGCTCCCCGCTCGACAGGAAGCGGACGGTCCGCATCATGCGCTCCTTCGAGAACGCGCGAGACGGGCCGGGTTCGGGGGCGGTTCCGGACGGGCTGGCCTGGGACAGGCTGGCCTGGGACAGGTTGGCCTGCTCTGGCGGTCCGATGAGGGGCTCCGGGGGCGGCGTCCTCCCCATGGGGATGTGCTCGTTGGTCAAGAAGACCGTCATGGGCGAGTCCTTGACCGCCCATCTTCCCTTGAAGATTATCGCAGGTTGGTCGCCGGAGAACACCAGATAGCTGTACTTGTGGTAGTGGGGGAGTTTTCTGCCGAGCCCGGCGAGGGCCTGCGGCCGGTCCGTGGCCACCCAGAGGAGGGCCCTTTCCTTCCCGTCCGCGAGCCGCCCTGCAAGCACGAAGGTGTGGTCCTCCAAGCGGAACTCCTCGCCCGCTATGGAGGCGCTCTTCTGCCCGATGGCCACCTCATGGCGGGAAAGCGAAGACGTCAGCACCGGGAGGAAACGGTTCTCCCAGCCCAGGAGGGCCACCGCGCGGTCCCCGGGGAGCTGCGTTATCTCCGCATCCGTCACCGTCTCCGCCTGCTCGGGCCCCGAAGCGCTCAGGGCCCGGCCGAGCATCTGGTAGGCGGCCCGCAGGTCCGGCCCCGCCCGGGAAGGCAGAACGATGAGCATCTTTTCCGAGCCCAGGGCCCCGGTGATGGCGGGGGGTGTCTCCCCGGCGTGGAGCTTGCGGAAAACGTCGCACGCGGGGTCGACATCGACCCGGAGGGGCCGGGAGGCAAGGGGAATCGTGAAGGTCTCTTCCTTCTCCTTCATGGAGAGCACGTGCACGCCCGCCGTCTCCTGACCCTCCGCCGTGACGGCCACCGGCACCCGGAGGCTGTAGGACTCCCCGGGCTGCGCCTGCTTCAGGCGGACCTCAAGCAGGTAGCCCTCCTCCCCGCGTCTTGCCCGGGCGCCCAGGACCATGAGGTCCGGCGCGCCCGTCCTCCGCACCCACTGGTCGAAGTACCCCCGGAGGTCCCGGCCGGAGACCTTCTCGAAGCTCTTCCTGAGGTCGTCCCAGGAGGCCGCGGTGAACACGTTCTCCCTGTAAAAGTCCCGGAGGCCCTCGACGAAGGCCCCGTCTCCCAGGGTTCGCCTGAGCATGTGGAAGAGCATCAGGGACTTGCCGTAGCCCACGGCCTCGGTGGCCGTGCTGTGGCGCGAGAGGAATTCCGACAGAGGAAAATCCTTTCGCCCTTTCACGTAATCGGCATACTTCTGGAGCGCCTCCCGGCGGTACTCGTCTCCCTGGCCCCGCTGCTCCTTGAGGAGGTGGTCGGAGAGATAGGCCGTCAGGCCCTCCGACCAGTTTCCCGAGGCGTAATCGACATAGACGCCGTTTCCCCACCAGTTGTGCAGTATCTCGTGGGGATAGGAGGTACGCACGATGAAAGGCAGCCGGATGACCGTCGGCCCCATGAGCGTGAAGGACGGCATGCCGTAGCCGGTCTCCCAGAAGTTCTCCACCAGGGCGAATTTGCCGTAGGGGTAGGGGCCGATGAGCTTTTCGTACATCGCCACATAGCGGCCCGTGGCCTCGAGATACCGGGAGGCCAGCTCCCGGTCCGGCTCCCGCAGGTACACCATGGCCCGCACGCGGCCCTCCTCCCGGGAGTACTTCGTCCACGGCCCCGCCACGAGGTATATCTCCTCCTGTGGCTTCTCCGCCACCCAGCGCACCCTGTTCATGCCCAAAACGCGCTCCTCAAAGGTGCGCCGCCCCTGGCTCACCGCCTCCCAGTCCCCCGGCGTCTCCACTTGCAGGGCGAAGGTCTGAAGCTGTCCTTCCCCTACGAGGGGATACCATGCGGAGCTTCCACCGAGGAATACGCCGTCCGGGGATATCATGCCGCTGGAGGCCTTGAATCCCCGGGCCTGCTCCTTGCCCACGGCCTCCAGGGGATGGTATATCCTTCCTCCGTACCGAATGCTCAGGCTCCTCCGGCCGGCCGGCAGGGTCACGCGGTAGGAGGCCAGCGGCACCATGCCCGGAGGGGCAGGGCCTTCCTCGATGTCCACGTCTCCGGACAGGGGGCGGGGGTCGAGACCCCGGTGAAGCACAAAGTGGAAGCTTCCTCCGAAGCCCTCCGGCACGGTGATGGTGTCCTCCGCGGTGAGGCTCTGCTCCTCGGGAAGAAGAGTGACCCGCAGCTCGTGGTGCAGGAGGGCCGGGCGCCGGCTGGCCCCGGACGTCTGTGCGGGCAGAGCAGCGGCCAGAAGAACGAGGGATGCGATGAGGGTCCTGGCCATCCGGTTCCCCTCTCGCTAATCCAC
This window of the Nitrospirota bacterium genome carries:
- a CDS encoding M20/M25/M40 family metallo-hydrolase, with the translated sequence MARTLIASLVLLAAALPAQTSGASRRPALLHHELRVTLLPEEQSLTAEDTITVPEGFGGSFHFVLHRGLDPRPLSGDVDIEEGPAPPGMVPLASYRVTLPAGRRSLSIRYGGRIYHPLEAVGKEQARGFKASSGMISPDGVFLGGSSAWYPLVGEGQLQTFALQVETPGDWEAVSQGRRTFEERVLGMNRVRWVAEKPQEEIYLVAGPWTKYSREEGRVRAMVYLREPDRELASRYLEATGRYVAMYEKLIGPYPYGKFALVENFWETGYGMPSFTLMGPTVIRLPFIVRTSYPHEILHNWWGNGVYVDYASGNWSEGLTAYLSDHLLKEQRGQGDEYRREALQKYADYVKGRKDFPLSEFLSRHSTATEAVGYGKSLMLFHMLRRTLGDGAFVEGLRDFYRENVFTAASWDDLRKSFEKVSGRDLRGYFDQWVRRTGAPDLMVLGARARRGEEGYLLEVRLKQAQPGESYSLRVPVAVTAEGQETAGVHVLSMKEKEETFTIPLASRPLRVDVDPACDVFRKLHAGETPPAITGALGSEKMLIVLPSRAGPDLRAAYQMLGRALSASGPEQAETVTDAEITQLPGDRAVALLGWENRFLPVLTSSLSRHEVAIGQKSASIAGEEFRLEDHTFVLAGRLADGKERALLWVATDRPQALAGLGRKLPHYHKYSYLVFSGDQPAIIFKGRWAVKDSPMTVFLTNEHIPMGRTPPPEPLIGPPEQANLSQASLSQASPSGTAPEPGPSRAFSKERMMRTVRFLSSGELEGRGLGEPGLTKAAEFIAGEFHKAGLVPAGGADGYFQQWEETVSGKTTRLRNVIGAIPGANPAYEGQSVILGAHYDGLGRSGPATGKIHPGADDDASGVAILLELARVLSHGPGPERTVLFVAFTGEESGRRGSEHFVRTYGLYPPGKAAAMINLDTVGRLEAGKLIVLGTGTATEWEHIFRGAGYEAHTDVEAVSRDPGSGDQVSFQAAGIPAVQLFTGAHLDYHRPTDTWEKLDPEGLLAVARVTGEAVAYLASREAPLTWTGGGEVPGASRNGHPVRTVRLGTVPDYAYQGRGVRLAGVVPGSPAQSIGLREGDVLTGVNGQEVSSLRDLARVLSSLSPGERVSVVFSRKGEVITRETLLTRR